A portion of the Gemmatimonas sp. genome contains these proteins:
- a CDS encoding DUF3047 domain-containing protein has translation MRTAVAVSVWGMWGATTPIASASTSIGGEIDLLTLATANAGDSLPPRWQRRAVRGSRSPSSAVRDERGDRFLSISGNRMAAWFVLDLREQPLSPDGTATLEYRLPVLPAGADLAVTARSDAALRLYVVFESARRFLPTRRVLFYSLGTVSAAQRIKRDDSLCDIRLPTASSTSWQRLTVSPAADAARDCAWRDGRIAAVGMMQDTDQTGARAEADIRGLVWRDR, from the coding sequence ATGCGCACGGCCGTCGCGGTCAGTGTGTGGGGCATGTGGGGCGCGACGACGCCGATCGCGTCCGCCTCCACGTCGATCGGGGGGGAGATCGATCTGCTCACGCTGGCGACGGCCAACGCCGGCGACTCGTTGCCGCCGCGGTGGCAGCGGCGCGCCGTACGTGGGTCGCGTTCGCCGTCGTCCGCCGTGCGCGACGAGCGCGGTGACCGATTCCTCTCCATCAGTGGCAACCGTATGGCCGCATGGTTCGTTCTCGACCTCCGTGAGCAGCCACTCTCGCCTGACGGCACGGCCACCCTCGAATACCGGCTGCCGGTGCTCCCCGCGGGTGCCGACCTCGCGGTCACCGCCCGTTCGGATGCCGCCTTGCGACTCTACGTCGTGTTCGAGAGCGCGAGACGCTTCCTTCCCACTCGACGCGTGCTCTTCTACTCCCTTGGCACCGTAAGCGCTGCGCAGCGTATCAAGCGTGACGACAGCCTGTGCGACATTCGCCTGCCTACCGCGAGCAGCACGTCTTGGCAGCGTCTGACGGTGTCACCAGCCGCCGATGCGGCGCGAGACTGCGCGTGGCGCGACGGCAGGATCGCTGCGGTCGGGATGATGCAGGATACCGACCAAACCGGGGCGCGGGCTGAGGCCGACATTCGCGGGCTGGTGTGGCGCGATCGCTGA
- a CDS encoding serpin family protein, protein MATACSGAGTAPDLGAADSLAALPRALTATERQAITAGNDFALRLLQRTSARSAGNVLLSPLSVSLALGMTMNGAADETRSEMQRVLGWGAANRADINVAYRDLMTMLPALDGRVTVRIANGIWMLQPKVPDATFVGEARQFFNAPVTSEVTPRAMFDAVNAWGDRETRGMIPKVLQQDPPRDLAMLLANAVYFAGTWRDRFDPAKTSPGPFQLEGSTTATVPMMAREGGFRSWRDDRLVAVEMPYGNAAFSMLVLMPTRDAVGPFVATLDTVRLTQVVQGLREARADERLRFPKFTLESALELSPDLRALGMTRAFSDAAQFPRLVTNESTKLSFVQHNVKVEVDEKGTRAAAVTVVGVVVTSVPLGVDIDRPFVFLIRERLSGTLLFAGVVRNPLAR, encoded by the coding sequence ATGGCTACCGCTTGTTCTGGCGCCGGCACCGCGCCCGACTTGGGCGCTGCCGACTCGCTCGCGGCCCTGCCGCGCGCGCTCACGGCGACCGAGCGTCAGGCCATCACCGCCGGCAACGACTTCGCGCTCAGGCTGTTACAGCGCACCTCCGCTCGCAGTGCGGGTAATGTGCTGCTGTCGCCGCTCTCGGTCTCGCTGGCCCTCGGCATGACGATGAATGGCGCCGCGGACGAGACGCGTTCCGAGATGCAGCGCGTGCTCGGTTGGGGAGCGGCGAACCGTGCCGACATCAACGTGGCGTATCGTGACCTGATGACGATGCTGCCCGCGCTCGACGGCCGCGTGACGGTGCGGATTGCCAACGGGATCTGGATGCTGCAGCCGAAAGTGCCCGACGCGACCTTCGTTGGCGAGGCGCGTCAGTTCTTCAACGCGCCGGTGACGAGTGAGGTGACGCCGCGCGCGATGTTCGATGCGGTGAACGCGTGGGGCGATCGCGAAACCCGTGGCATGATTCCGAAAGTGCTGCAGCAGGATCCGCCGCGGGACCTCGCGATGCTGTTGGCGAACGCCGTGTACTTTGCCGGCACGTGGCGCGATCGCTTTGATCCTGCGAAAACGAGCCCCGGCCCCTTTCAGCTCGAGGGCAGCACCACGGCCACCGTGCCCATGATGGCGCGCGAGGGGGGCTTCCGCAGCTGGCGCGATGATCGCCTCGTGGCCGTCGAGATGCCCTATGGTAATGCGGCATTCTCCATGCTCGTGCTGATGCCGACCAGAGACGCGGTGGGCCCGTTCGTGGCCACGCTCGATACGGTGCGGCTCACTCAAGTGGTGCAGGGGCTACGCGAGGCGAGAGCCGACGAGCGACTGCGCTTCCCGAAGTTCACCCTCGAAAGTGCACTCGAACTGTCACCCGACCTGCGAGCCCTCGGCATGACGCGTGCCTTCTCCGACGCGGCCCAGTTTCCGCGATTGGTGACGAACGAATCCACCAAGCTCTCGTTCGTGCAGCATAATGTGAAAGTCGAGGTGGATGAGAAGGGGACACGCGCCGCCGCCGTCACCGTGGTGGGTGTGGTGGTGACATCAGTCCCACTCGGCGTGGACATCGACCGCCCGTTCGTCTTCCTGATCCGCGAGCGACTGAGCGGGACTCTGCTGTTTGCGGGCGTCGTGCGGAATCCCCTGGCGCGCTGA
- a CDS encoding multicopper oxidase domain-containing protein, with protein MTDSTVPRLSSLVDRLLSEDLPPFHQLYADDQAVLVLDSSAIVQPAPAGSTDRRAFLARASTLSLAIPGVGAALAACAPAGDADKAAAIRDSAGSRVVPLDNSNSRLDSAVLREEHHEGTSATAAATAGASQTAFRRFDPALPPLAPGNRLALNWHAREVPVRISKDTVVAAWTFEGDIPGPIVHCRVGDTVDFTLTNDVDIPHSMDFHAAQIDPKHAFRSVTKGQSVQFSFTPRFAGAFMYHCGTAPVLMHIGSGMYGAIVVSPREPLPPAKEFVIVQSEFYLAEAVNGVRAFDYAKMTAMLPDFVAFNGRPNQYMDAPIRVKVGDRVRFWVVSAGPTHPSHFHVVGEQFDTVYLGAPPGTPIRGVQTFTVPAGGGMVFELVCDVPGEFPFVNHGFGHGQKGAIGILVVEP; from the coding sequence ATGACTGATTCGACGGTCCCACGTCTCTCGTCGCTGGTCGATCGCCTCCTCAGTGAGGACTTGCCTCCGTTTCATCAGCTGTATGCCGACGATCAGGCGGTGCTGGTACTCGATTCGAGTGCGATCGTGCAGCCGGCACCGGCGGGATCGACAGACCGCCGGGCATTTCTGGCGCGCGCCTCGACCCTGTCGCTGGCGATCCCAGGCGTCGGGGCGGCGTTGGCGGCGTGCGCTCCGGCCGGAGATGCCGACAAAGCCGCGGCCATTCGCGACAGCGCTGGCTCGAGAGTCGTACCGCTCGACAACTCGAACAGTCGACTCGACTCCGCCGTGCTGCGCGAGGAACATCACGAAGGCACGTCGGCCACGGCGGCCGCAACAGCCGGCGCCAGCCAGACCGCCTTTCGTCGGTTCGATCCCGCGCTGCCCCCCTTGGCCCCCGGCAACCGCCTCGCGCTGAACTGGCACGCGCGCGAGGTACCGGTGCGGATCTCCAAGGACACCGTGGTGGCGGCCTGGACCTTCGAGGGAGACATCCCCGGACCGATCGTGCACTGTCGCGTCGGCGACACCGTGGACTTCACGCTCACGAACGACGTGGACATTCCGCACTCGATGGACTTTCACGCGGCGCAGATCGATCCCAAGCACGCGTTTCGGTCCGTAACAAAGGGGCAGTCGGTACAATTTTCGTTCACGCCCAGATTTGCCGGCGCGTTCATGTACCACTGCGGCACCGCCCCGGTGCTCATGCACATCGGCTCCGGCATGTACGGCGCGATTGTGGTGTCGCCGCGCGAGCCGCTGCCGCCGGCCAAGGAGTTCGTCATCGTACAGAGCGAGTTCTATCTCGCGGAAGCGGTGAACGGCGTACGGGCCTTCGATTACGCCAAGATGACGGCGATGCTGCCCGACTTCGTGGCGTTTAACGGACGCCCCAATCAGTACATGGATGCCCCCATCAGGGTGAAGGTGGGCGATCGGGTACGCTTCTGGGTCGTGTCGGCCGGCCCCACGCATCCGTCGCACTTTCACGTCGTCGGCGAGCAGTTCGACACCGTGTACCTCGGCGCACCGCCCGGCACGCCCATTCGCGGCGTGCAGACCTTCACCGTCCCCGCGGGCGGCGGCATGGTGTTCGAACTCGTCTGCGACGTACCGGGAGAATTCCCATTTGTGAACCACGGCTTCGGGCACGGACAGAAGGGCGCCATCGGGATTCTGGTGGTCGAACCGTAG
- a CDS encoding VOC family protein gives MSDTPAPLGRISWTDLTVPNATELHEFYTKVTDWTPMPLSMGDYDDYLMLGADGAPQAGVCHARGANSGIPPQWIVYITVSGLDEKLRAVVALGGKIVMPVRHMGTTGRYAMIEDPAGAVCALFETV, from the coding sequence ATGAGCGACACCCCGGCCCCACTCGGCCGCATCAGCTGGACCGATCTGACCGTGCCCAACGCCACGGAGCTACACGAGTTCTACACCAAGGTGACCGACTGGACGCCGATGCCGCTCAGCATGGGCGACTACGACGACTACCTCATGCTCGGCGCCGACGGGGCACCGCAGGCGGGCGTGTGCCATGCGCGTGGTGCCAACAGCGGGATTCCGCCGCAGTGGATCGTGTACATCACCGTATCGGGGCTCGATGAGAAGTTGCGCGCGGTGGTGGCGCTGGGCGGCAAGATCGTGATGCCGGTGCGCCACATGGGCACGACCGGGCGGTACGCCATGATCGAAGATCCGGCGGGCGCGGTGTGCGCCTTGTTCGAGACGGTGTAG
- a CDS encoding APC family permease yields MPQSRTASSSTGPTRGSEHSLVRAVGVWGLAAAIANVTIGGGIFRLPASVAGALGAAAPLAYLVCAVAMGLIVMCIAEAGSRVSLTGGPYAYVELAFGPFFGFQAGVMLWLLGTYAVAAVATVYADNAATLIPALAGPIPRAALLITTFAIVGGVNMIGVSQGSRLNQVTTVAKLAPLLLLIAVGVFSIQGENLAIATVPASGDVLRASIVLIFAFSGIETALVPSGEVENPSRTVPRAIFVAMIGITVLYVALQYVAQGVLGAALATSATPLADAAGVVLGPWGRTLLLIGVVVSTFGYLSGMALAVPRALYAFARDGFLPAPIASVHPTWKTPHIAIALQLAVTCTLAITSGFGPLAIIANVAALLVYFACAVAALELRRRNVQSGGIPFRVPGAGVVPILACVVIIGLLTSITMAEWSSILVTAAVASGLYVLSYRHRAAKAKA; encoded by the coding sequence ATGCCCCAGAGCCGCACCGCCTCCTCCTCAACGGGACCCACGCGTGGGTCCGAGCACTCGCTGGTTCGGGCGGTCGGCGTGTGGGGGCTGGCGGCCGCCATCGCCAACGTGACGATCGGGGGTGGCATTTTCCGCCTGCCGGCCTCCGTCGCCGGCGCGCTGGGGGCGGCGGCACCGCTGGCGTATCTCGTGTGTGCGGTGGCTATGGGGCTCATCGTGATGTGCATCGCCGAAGCGGGTAGCCGCGTGTCGCTCACCGGCGGTCCCTACGCCTACGTCGAGCTGGCGTTCGGCCCGTTCTTCGGCTTCCAGGCCGGCGTGATGCTGTGGCTCCTTGGCACCTACGCGGTGGCCGCCGTGGCCACGGTCTACGCGGACAACGCGGCCACCCTCATCCCCGCCTTGGCCGGACCGATCCCGCGCGCGGCGCTCCTGATCACCACCTTCGCCATTGTTGGTGGCGTGAACATGATCGGGGTCAGTCAGGGCAGTCGACTGAATCAGGTCACGACCGTCGCCAAGCTGGCCCCATTGCTCCTGCTGATCGCCGTCGGGGTGTTTTCCATTCAGGGCGAGAACCTCGCGATTGCCACCGTGCCCGCCTCCGGGGATGTGCTGCGCGCCAGCATCGTGCTGATCTTCGCGTTCAGTGGAATCGAGACCGCGCTCGTACCGAGCGGCGAGGTAGAGAACCCGTCGCGCACCGTGCCACGTGCGATCTTCGTGGCGATGATCGGCATCACCGTGTTGTACGTCGCGCTGCAGTATGTCGCGCAGGGCGTGCTTGGCGCAGCATTGGCCACGTCGGCCACACCGCTGGCCGATGCCGCGGGCGTGGTGCTTGGACCGTGGGGCCGCACGCTGCTGCTGATCGGCGTCGTCGTCTCGACGTTTGGCTATCTGAGTGGCATGGCCTTGGCGGTTCCCCGTGCGCTCTATGCGTTCGCTCGCGACGGATTTCTGCCGGCGCCGATCGCGTCCGTGCATCCCACGTGGAAGACGCCGCATATCGCGATCGCCCTACAACTGGCGGTGACCTGCACACTGGCCATCACCAGCGGATTCGGGCCGCTGGCGATCATTGCCAACGTGGCGGCACTGCTGGTGTACTTCGCCTGTGCCGTGGCCGCGCTGGAACTGCGCCGACGGAATGTGCAGTCGGGTGGCATTCCCTTCCGCGTCCCGGGCGCCGGCGTGGTGCCGATCCTCGCCTGCGTGGTCATCATCGGATTGCTGACGTCGATCACGATGGCCGAATGGAGCAGCATTCTGGTCACCGCCGCCGTGGCCAGCGGGCTCTACGTGCTGTCGTATCGCCATCGAGCGGCCAAGGCGAAGGCGTAG
- a CDS encoding sterol desaturase family protein, producing MKLADQITAFRLPAALTVLAVLVLWESVQPFFPLFGHGPQSVRDRVVHGMKNIAIGLVNVILVRFGFLGVWIAAMDWSREHGVGVLHWAPLPGATGWIVAILLLDGWTYAWHRLNHIVPGLWRFHRLHHSDRHMDATTASRFHLGEIALSSIARVPLLALIGCSVEQFAVYEVALLAVVQFQHANVGLPDRLDRLLRVVIVTPHLHKVHHSVVVAEQNTNFSSLFSWWDRLARTLRLSPDQTAIVFGVDDAPSVR from the coding sequence GTGAAGCTCGCCGATCAGATCACGGCGTTTCGGCTGCCAGCGGCACTGACCGTACTGGCCGTGCTCGTGCTGTGGGAATCGGTGCAGCCGTTCTTCCCATTATTCGGACACGGACCGCAGTCCGTTCGCGATCGCGTCGTCCACGGCATGAAGAACATCGCCATCGGACTTGTGAATGTCATACTGGTGCGCTTCGGTTTTCTCGGGGTGTGGATTGCCGCGATGGATTGGAGCCGCGAGCATGGCGTTGGCGTGTTGCACTGGGCTCCCTTGCCCGGCGCGACCGGCTGGATCGTGGCGATCCTGCTGCTCGATGGCTGGACGTACGCGTGGCATCGCCTCAATCACATCGTGCCTGGCTTATGGCGCTTCCATCGACTCCATCACTCCGATCGGCACATGGATGCCACGACCGCGAGTCGATTTCATCTCGGCGAGATCGCCCTGTCATCGATCGCCCGGGTGCCGCTGCTCGCGCTCATTGGCTGCAGCGTGGAGCAATTCGCGGTGTACGAAGTCGCGCTCTTAGCCGTCGTGCAGTTTCAGCACGCCAATGTCGGCCTGCCCGACAGGCTGGACCGGCTGCTTCGGGTGGTCATCGTGACGCCGCATCTTCACAAGGTGCATCATTCCGTGGTGGTCGCCGAGCAAAATACGAACTTCAGCTCACTCTTTTCGTGGTGGGATCGGCTGGCGCGCACGCTCCGGCTTTCACCCGATCAAACGGCGATCGTGTTCGGCGTCGACGACGCGCCGTCGGTGCGATAA
- a CDS encoding M20/M25/M40 family metallo-hydrolase has product MIRSALRTLALPSLAAALLSTTIPARANAQAADSTALLLAQLIRANSSNPPGHTQQIADILAPLFRARGFQVDIIPTPDSAKVHFFARLKGNGSKKPLLLAAHADVVGVEREKWSVDPFAGVIKDGAVYGRGAIDFKGGIAVFARAAMLLADRNVPLDRDVIFLAEADEEGAPMNTTWLSRQHWDKMDAEFALNEGGWIIKRDDGRVQYVSISTSDKRVMSVTLTAKGTSTHASMPMPDNALVTVGRALAKLGSYETPIEFTPDSRKYFATLAKTSTGETARLYTQLLNGTPQQVDAADRMLSRDPLIHSLMRNTIAPVIVAGGFRSNVIPGSAEVTLNVRLIPGSDPAALIGTLEKLFNDPLLTVKMTTALAASSPASPDTSLLYRVLAAESKTQWPEAEVTPYLFQAGTDAAAWRNRGIPVFGIYPYPISTDELRRMHGNDERVSVESLRQGTEMVFRTLKRVAGSSAAR; this is encoded by the coding sequence ATGATTCGCTCCGCACTCCGTACGCTCGCGCTCCCTTCGCTGGCCGCGGCACTGCTGTCCACAACGATCCCAGCCCGCGCGAACGCACAGGCGGCGGATTCAACCGCGCTCCTGCTGGCGCAACTCATTCGCGCCAACAGCAGCAATCCGCCCGGGCACACGCAGCAGATAGCCGACATTCTCGCGCCGCTCTTTCGCGCGCGTGGATTTCAGGTGGATATCATCCCCACACCGGACTCCGCCAAGGTGCACTTCTTTGCGCGCCTGAAGGGGAACGGATCGAAGAAGCCACTGCTGCTGGCGGCGCACGCCGATGTGGTAGGCGTGGAGCGCGAAAAATGGAGCGTCGATCCCTTTGCCGGCGTGATCAAGGATGGAGCCGTGTACGGGCGGGGCGCCATCGACTTCAAGGGAGGCATCGCCGTTTTCGCGCGGGCCGCGATGTTGCTGGCGGATCGCAATGTGCCACTCGATCGGGATGTCATCTTTCTCGCCGAGGCCGACGAAGAAGGGGCGCCCATGAACACCACGTGGCTCTCGCGCCAGCATTGGGACAAGATGGACGCCGAGTTCGCACTGAACGAGGGCGGTTGGATCATCAAGCGTGACGATGGGCGCGTGCAGTATGTGAGCATCTCCACGTCGGACAAGCGTGTGATGAGCGTGACGCTGACAGCCAAGGGTACGAGCACGCACGCCTCGATGCCGATGCCCGACAATGCGCTGGTTACTGTCGGTCGTGCCCTGGCCAAGCTCGGCAGCTACGAAACACCGATCGAGTTCACCCCCGATTCACGCAAGTATTTCGCGACGCTGGCGAAGACGAGCACGGGCGAGACGGCGCGCCTCTACACGCAGCTGCTGAACGGTACGCCGCAGCAAGTGGACGCCGCCGACCGGATGCTCTCGCGGGATCCGCTCATCCATTCGCTCATGCGCAACACCATCGCGCCGGTCATTGTGGCCGGTGGGTTCCGCAGTAATGTCATTCCCGGCTCGGCCGAGGTCACGCTGAACGTGCGTCTCATTCCGGGCAGCGATCCGGCAGCGCTGATCGGCACGCTCGAGAAGCTGTTCAACGATCCGTTGCTCACCGTGAAGATGACGACCGCGTTGGCCGCGTCGTCGCCGGCATCGCCTGATACGTCGCTCCTGTACCGTGTCCTCGCGGCCGAATCGAAGACCCAGTGGCCGGAGGCTGAGGTGACGCCGTACCTGTTTCAGGCCGGTACCGACGCCGCGGCGTGGCGTAATCGCGGGATCCCGGTGTTCGGCATCTACCCGTATCCCATCAGCACGGACGAGTTGCGCCGGATGCACGGCAACGATGAGCGGGTCAGTGTCGAGTCGTTGCGGCAAGGTACGGAGATGGTATTCCGCACCTTGAAACGAGTCGCTGGCTCGAGCGCAGCGCGCTGA
- a CDS encoding mercuric reductase: protein MRLSDSPPPDWPSDMPLLPFDEANAQLMRTVAPKGWIAPVPKDRYHLVVIGAGTAGLVSAAIAAGLGARVALIERHMFGGDCLNFGCVPSKAVIRAARAWRDARTAAGRFGGPQVTNDGDFGAVMARMRGLRAAISPVDGVERFRSLGIDVFLGNAAFTAPDAIAVNDTVLRFRRAIIATGARAARPPIPGLAETPYDTNESIFSLTERPARLLVIGGGPIGAELAQSFARFGSAVTLVHAGAHLLPRDDADAAHIVTTALESDGVRMVHRANVERVLHDGQQFSVHLSGDGAPSVVEAERVLVATGRTPNVDGLGLDVAGIRFTPKGVRVDERLRTSNPRVYAIGDVSSALQFTHVADAQARLVVANALFFGIGGGRASALVVPRVTYTDPEVAHVGMTVEEASAQGVRIDTIHVNLEDNDRARLDDEPHGFLKVHVAAGTDRIVGATLVATHAGEMIGEMTVAITNRIGLGAVGKAIHAYPTQAEVFRRAADAWRKRAFTSRAKQFFALWFRVFT, encoded by the coding sequence ATGCGCTTGTCCGATTCCCCGCCGCCTGACTGGCCCTCCGACATGCCGCTGCTCCCGTTCGACGAGGCCAATGCGCAGCTCATGCGCACGGTCGCGCCGAAAGGCTGGATCGCGCCGGTGCCGAAGGATCGCTATCACCTGGTCGTGATCGGTGCCGGAACGGCTGGACTCGTCAGCGCCGCGATTGCGGCCGGCCTCGGTGCTCGTGTCGCGCTCATCGAGCGGCACATGTTCGGCGGCGATTGCCTCAACTTCGGCTGCGTCCCCTCCAAGGCCGTGATTCGCGCGGCCCGCGCGTGGCGAGACGCCCGTACGGCCGCCGGGCGCTTCGGCGGCCCGCAGGTCACCAACGACGGCGATTTCGGTGCGGTGATGGCCCGCATGCGCGGCCTGCGCGCCGCCATCAGCCCCGTCGATGGCGTGGAGCGATTCCGCTCGCTCGGCATCGATGTGTTCCTCGGCAACGCCGCCTTCACCGCACCCGATGCGATCGCGGTGAACGACACGGTACTGCGCTTCCGCCGGGCGATCATCGCCACCGGCGCGCGGGCGGCGCGGCCACCGATTCCCGGTCTCGCCGAGACGCCGTACGACACGAACGAGTCGATCTTCTCGCTCACCGAGCGCCCGGCGCGATTGCTCGTGATTGGTGGTGGGCCTATCGGTGCCGAGCTCGCCCAGTCATTCGCACGATTCGGCAGCGCCGTCACCCTCGTGCATGCTGGCGCGCACCTCCTCCCGCGTGATGATGCGGATGCCGCGCACATCGTAACGACCGCACTTGAGTCGGACGGCGTGCGGATGGTGCATAGGGCCAACGTCGAACGCGTGTTGCATGACGGGCAACAGTTCAGCGTGCATCTCTCGGGTGACGGCGCTCCGTCAGTGGTGGAGGCTGAGCGCGTGCTCGTAGCCACCGGACGCACGCCGAACGTCGACGGCCTCGGTCTTGACGTGGCCGGCATTCGCTTCACCCCGAAAGGGGTCAGAGTCGATGAACGGCTGCGCACGTCGAATCCGCGGGTGTATGCGATCGGCGACGTGTCCTCCGCGCTCCAGTTCACGCATGTCGCCGATGCGCAGGCGCGGCTGGTCGTGGCCAATGCGCTTTTCTTCGGTATCGGCGGCGGGCGCGCCAGTGCGCTGGTCGTCCCGCGCGTCACGTATACCGACCCTGAAGTCGCACACGTCGGTATGACCGTTGAGGAAGCCTCCGCTCAGGGTGTACGCATCGACACGATTCACGTGAACCTCGAGGACAATGACCGGGCGCGTCTCGACGACGAACCGCACGGCTTCCTGAAGGTGCACGTAGCCGCCGGCACAGACCGCATCGTGGGCGCGACACTCGTCGCCACGCATGCCGGTGAGATGATCGGCGAGATGACCGTTGCGATCACCAACCGCATCGGACTCGGCGCCGTCGGCAAAGCGATCCACGCCTATCCCACGCAGGCCGAAGTGTTCCGGCGTGCCGCCGATGCTTGGCGCAAGCGGGCGTTCACGTCGCGGGCGAAACAGTTCTTCGCGCTGTGGTTCCGCGTCTTCACGTGA